From the genome of Streptomyces sp. NBC_01341, one region includes:
- a CDS encoding RcpC/CpaB family pilus assembly protein, with protein sequence MFPSVPDTRPPLPAPCGIPPFAPLRVRGGGRRRVRRALRARRRALAVGFALASAVLAASEVSGDKGAAATAGAPQREPERRQAVRLVSAPVRIADAATVGLLRPGDRVDVIAAVGGDAEAKVVARDVRVAQVPHKAAAGWPSPQEAENVPGGDGGALVVLSVGRDTARTLAGAGAVGRLAVAVTHAG encoded by the coding sequence ATGTTCCCGTCCGTCCCCGATACACGTCCCCCACTTCCCGCCCCCTGCGGGATCCCGCCCTTCGCGCCGCTGCGCGTGCGCGGCGGCGGCAGGAGACGTGTCCGGCGGGCGTTGCGTGCCAGGCGCAGGGCGCTCGCGGTGGGTTTCGCACTGGCTTCGGCCGTCCTCGCCGCGTCGGAAGTGAGCGGGGACAAGGGAGCTGCGGCGACCGCCGGGGCCCCTCAGCGAGAACCGGAGCGACGACAGGCCGTTCGGCTCGTGTCCGCTCCGGTGCGGATCGCCGACGCGGCGACCGTCGGACTGCTGCGGCCGGGGGACCGCGTCGACGTCATCGCGGCGGTCGGCGGCGACGCGGAGGCGAAGGTGGTGGCCCGCGATGTGCGCGTGGCACAGGTGCCGCACAAAGCAGCCGCCGGGTGGCCGTCGCCCCAGGAAGCGGAGAACGTGCCGGGTGGGGACGGCGGCGCCTTGGTGGTCCTGTCCGTGGGAAGGGACACCGCGAGGACCTTGGCCGGCGCGGGGGCCGTGGGCCGGCTCGCGGTGGCGGTGACCCATGCCGGATAG